The Toxotes jaculatrix isolate fToxJac2 chromosome 14, fToxJac2.pri, whole genome shotgun sequence genome window below encodes:
- the LOC121193203 gene encoding solute carrier family 12 member 9-like isoform X1, producing the protein MSEKAPLLHYRLTTSTGPEPEDASKHSGAKAGRDSRRSKDKTGRKLGVVFGVVIPTLLSMFSVVVFLRIGFVVGQAGLYQSVAMFLVAYFIITMTVLSVCAISTNGALDAGGAYYMISRALGPEFGGSIGIMFFFANVCGSALYVLGLVEAIMSAFGIPEEAAAHVVGLHHVLPSGYWWSVLYGTVLLFICFIVCLVGAHIYAKATFIIFIIVTTVLASSFISFFIVGPTVVILPDTSLLNSTSLRSANYTGFQLHTLEGNLLPSYAVDYTTGSMMSFATVFAVMFNGCTGIMAGSNMSGDLKNPSYSIPRGTLAAVVITFITYNLLSLLTAWSCDRHLLQRDYSFLGDINIWPPLVTVGIYSSTMSAAMSNLIGASRILYALSKDNLFGGVLALVKKTSQNGNPWASVLVSWLLVQVVLFAGKLNNIAGIVTIFFLLVYAAVNLACLALEWASAPNFRPSFRCFTWHTCTLGIFGCLVMMFLISAIYAFASIAFMLLLLMLIHYLGPISNWGYISQALIFHQVRKYLLMLDVRKDHVKFWRPQVLLMVANPRSCIGLMTFINDLKKSGLYVLGHIKLGLLDGLPSDPLQSCYDSWLSLVDHLNIKAFVNLTLADTVRHGVQNLLFITGFGGMRPNTVVLGFYDDCTPQDYLQGKILVSTGLGLDAVCPAKDPGEQRSPFFPSVRGTGEPKDLQEEEYVSVIADAVKMGKNVTLARYFDQFNREEVLGSGPKIGGHQSMTGPFVDVWPLNLLRPDSRGYVDTCSLFLLQLACVLQETRAWNQARLRLFLCVEAGCSLQEEEETKLRVMLKELRISAQVQMVVWDQVVALHWQRQGRRERGNLVESAQNEEQLEREEAAEEEHGIQTFPNNAAQLTDEYICAVNNLIHRHGAPKPAVRFLYLPRPPADTSRYCAYLHQVDLLSRDLGPTLLIHGVTPVVTTDL; encoded by the exons ATGTCAGAAAAGGCTCCGCTTCTACATTATCGACTCACCACCAGCACCGGTCCGGAGCCGGAAGATGCGTCCAAACACAGCGGGGCCAAGGCGGGCAGAGACAGCCGACGGTCCAAGGACAAAACTGGCCGAAAACTCGGAGTGGTGTTTGGGGTGGTCATACCAACGTTACTGTCCATGTTCAGTGTCGTTGTGTTTCTGCGAATTG GATTTGTTGTGGGTCAAGCAGGGCTCTATCAGTCTGTTGCCATGTTTCTGGTGGCCTACTTCATTATCACGATGActgtgctttctgtgtgtgccaTCTCCACCAATGGGGCTTTAGATGCTGGAGGTGCCTACT ACATGATCAGCCGAGCACTAGGTCCAGAGTTTGGCGGCAGCATCGGgatcatgtttttctttgccaaTGTTTGCGGCAGTGCTCTCTATGTTTTGGGTCTGGTGGAGGCTATCATGTCTGCCTTTGGCATCCCAGAGG AAGCTGCTGCACATGTTGTAGGTCTCCATCACGTGTTGCCTTCAGGATACTGGTGGTCTGTGCTTTATGGCACTGTCCTGCTCTTCATATGTTTCATTGTCTGCTTG GTGGGAGCCCACATTTATGCCAAAGCCACCtttatcattttcatcataGTCACAACAGTCCTGGCTTCCAGTTTCATCAGTTTCTTCATTGTGGGGCCTACTGTGGTGATTCTGCCAGATACTTCTCTTCTAAACAGCACAAGCCTGCGCTCTGCCAATTATACTGGTTTCCAGCTCCACACCTTGGAGGGCAACCTATTGC CCAGTTACGCAGTTGACTACACTACCGGTTCCATGATGAGTTTTGCCACAGTGTTTGCTGTCATGTTCAATGGCTGCACTGGAATCATGGCAGGCTCCAACATGTCAG GTGACCTGAAAAACCCCAGCTATTCCATTCCAAGAGGAACGCTTGCAGCTGTGGTTATAACTTTCATCACATACAATCTGCTTAGCCTGCTGACTGCATGGTCCTGCGACCG TCACCTACTCCAGAGAGACTACAGTTTCCTGGGAGACATCAATATATGGCCGCCCCTGGTGACAGTCGGGATTTACTCCTCCACTATGTCTGCTGCCATGAGTAACCTGATAGGAGCCTCCAGGATCCTGTATGCTTTGTCCAAAGACAACCTGTTTG GTGGTGTCCTGGCTCTGGTGAAGAAAACATCTCAGAATGGGAACCCCTGGGCCTCGGTGCTTGTCTCCTGGTTGCTTGTTCAG GTGGTGCTGTTTGCTGGAAAATTGAACAACATAGCTGGTATTGTAACTATCTTCTTCTTGTTGGTCTATGCTGCTGTGAACCTGGCCTGTTTAGCTCTTGAATGGGCCTCTGCGCCAAACTTCAG accCTCATTCCGCTGTTTTACCTGGCATACCTGCACACTGGGCATCTTTGGCTGCCTGGTCATGATGTTCCTGATCAGTGCCATTTACGCCTTTGCCAGCATAGCCTTTATGCTGCTTCTCTTGATGCTAATCCACTACCTCGGTCCCATCAGCAACTGGGGATACATCAGCCAGGCTCTCATCTTCCACCAG GTGCGTAAGTACCTGTTGATGTTGGATGTGCGTAAAGACCACGTGAAGTTCTGGAGGCCCCAGGTGCTGCTGATGGTGGCAAACCCTCGTAGCTGTATAGGCCTCATGACTTTCATTAATGACCTGAAGAAGAGTGGGCTCTATGTACTGGGACATATAAAGCTGGGGTTACTAG atGGGTTGCCCTCTGATCCTTTGCAGAGCTGTTATGACTCCTGGCTGTCTCTAGTGGATCATCTAAACATCAAGGCATTTGTCAATCTTACTCTGGCTGACACTGTCCGACACGGAGTTCAGAACCTGCTTTTCATTACAGGATTTG GTGGAATGAGGCCAAACACAGTTGTCTTGGGTTTCTATGATGATTGCACTCCTCAGGACTATCTCCAAGGTAAAATTCTTGTGTCTACAGGCCTTGGCTTGGATGCAGTCTGTCCAGCCAAAGACCCTGGAGAGCAGCGATCCCCTTTCTTTCCCAGTGTGCGGGGTACTGGAGAACCCAAAGACCTTCAGGAAGAGGAATATGTGTCAGTGATTGCTGATGCTGTGAAAATGGGAAAGAATGTGACTCTGGCTCGTTACTTTGATCAGTTCAACCGGGAGGAGGTCTTGGGGTCAGGACCAAAGATTGGAGGCCACCAAAGCATGACAGGGCCATTTGTTGATGTGTGGCCTCTGAATCTGCTTCGACCAGACAGCCGTGGCTATGTTGACACCTGCTCACTGTTCCTCCTGCAGCTGGCCTGTGTGCTTCAAGAGACCCGTGCCTGGAACCAGGCAAGGCTACGCCTCTTCCTGTGTGTGGAGGCTGGATGCAGtctgcaggaagaggaggagacgaaGCTCAGGGTTATGCTTAAGGAGCTAAGAATCTCAGCCCAGGTCCAGATGGTGGTTTGGGACCAGGTAGTAGCACTGCACTGGCAGAGACAaggaagaagggagagaggtAATCTGGTGGAGTCTGCTCAGAATGAGGAGCAgttggagagagaagaagcagctgaggaggaacatgGTATCCAAACGTTCCCCAATAATGCTGCTCAGCTTACGGATGAATATATCTGTGCTGTCAACAATCTGATTCACCGACACGGAGCCCCTAAGCCTGCTGTGCGATTCTTGTATCTGCCACGCCCACCAGCAGACACAAGTCGTTACTGTGCCTACCTGCACCAGGTGGACCTTTTGAGTCGAGACCTTGGCCCAACATTGCTCATTCATGGGGTCACTCCTGTGGTCACCACTGATCTCTAG
- the LOC121193203 gene encoding solute carrier family 12 member 9-like isoform X2: MSEKAPLLHYRLTTSTGPEPEDASKHSGAKAGRDSRRSKDKTGRKLGVVFGVVIPTLLSMFSVVVFLRIGFVVGQAGLYQSVAMFLVAYFIITMTVLSVCAISTNGALDAGGAYYMISRALGPEFGGSIGIMFFFANVCGSALYVLGLVEAIMSAFGIPEAAAHVVGLHHVLPSGYWWSVLYGTVLLFICFIVCLVGAHIYAKATFIIFIIVTTVLASSFISFFIVGPTVVILPDTSLLNSTSLRSANYTGFQLHTLEGNLLPSYAVDYTTGSMMSFATVFAVMFNGCTGIMAGSNMSGDLKNPSYSIPRGTLAAVVITFITYNLLSLLTAWSCDRHLLQRDYSFLGDINIWPPLVTVGIYSSTMSAAMSNLIGASRILYALSKDNLFGGVLALVKKTSQNGNPWASVLVSWLLVQVVLFAGKLNNIAGIVTIFFLLVYAAVNLACLALEWASAPNFRPSFRCFTWHTCTLGIFGCLVMMFLISAIYAFASIAFMLLLLMLIHYLGPISNWGYISQALIFHQVRKYLLMLDVRKDHVKFWRPQVLLMVANPRSCIGLMTFINDLKKSGLYVLGHIKLGLLDGLPSDPLQSCYDSWLSLVDHLNIKAFVNLTLADTVRHGVQNLLFITGFGGMRPNTVVLGFYDDCTPQDYLQGKILVSTGLGLDAVCPAKDPGEQRSPFFPSVRGTGEPKDLQEEEYVSVIADAVKMGKNVTLARYFDQFNREEVLGSGPKIGGHQSMTGPFVDVWPLNLLRPDSRGYVDTCSLFLLQLACVLQETRAWNQARLRLFLCVEAGCSLQEEEETKLRVMLKELRISAQVQMVVWDQVVALHWQRQGRRERGNLVESAQNEEQLEREEAAEEEHGIQTFPNNAAQLTDEYICAVNNLIHRHGAPKPAVRFLYLPRPPADTSRYCAYLHQVDLLSRDLGPTLLIHGVTPVVTTDL; this comes from the exons ATGTCAGAAAAGGCTCCGCTTCTACATTATCGACTCACCACCAGCACCGGTCCGGAGCCGGAAGATGCGTCCAAACACAGCGGGGCCAAGGCGGGCAGAGACAGCCGACGGTCCAAGGACAAAACTGGCCGAAAACTCGGAGTGGTGTTTGGGGTGGTCATACCAACGTTACTGTCCATGTTCAGTGTCGTTGTGTTTCTGCGAATTG GATTTGTTGTGGGTCAAGCAGGGCTCTATCAGTCTGTTGCCATGTTTCTGGTGGCCTACTTCATTATCACGATGActgtgctttctgtgtgtgccaTCTCCACCAATGGGGCTTTAGATGCTGGAGGTGCCTACT ACATGATCAGCCGAGCACTAGGTCCAGAGTTTGGCGGCAGCATCGGgatcatgtttttctttgccaaTGTTTGCGGCAGTGCTCTCTATGTTTTGGGTCTGGTGGAGGCTATCATGTCTGCCTTTGGCATCCCAGAGG CTGCTGCACATGTTGTAGGTCTCCATCACGTGTTGCCTTCAGGATACTGGTGGTCTGTGCTTTATGGCACTGTCCTGCTCTTCATATGTTTCATTGTCTGCTTG GTGGGAGCCCACATTTATGCCAAAGCCACCtttatcattttcatcataGTCACAACAGTCCTGGCTTCCAGTTTCATCAGTTTCTTCATTGTGGGGCCTACTGTGGTGATTCTGCCAGATACTTCTCTTCTAAACAGCACAAGCCTGCGCTCTGCCAATTATACTGGTTTCCAGCTCCACACCTTGGAGGGCAACCTATTGC CCAGTTACGCAGTTGACTACACTACCGGTTCCATGATGAGTTTTGCCACAGTGTTTGCTGTCATGTTCAATGGCTGCACTGGAATCATGGCAGGCTCCAACATGTCAG GTGACCTGAAAAACCCCAGCTATTCCATTCCAAGAGGAACGCTTGCAGCTGTGGTTATAACTTTCATCACATACAATCTGCTTAGCCTGCTGACTGCATGGTCCTGCGACCG TCACCTACTCCAGAGAGACTACAGTTTCCTGGGAGACATCAATATATGGCCGCCCCTGGTGACAGTCGGGATTTACTCCTCCACTATGTCTGCTGCCATGAGTAACCTGATAGGAGCCTCCAGGATCCTGTATGCTTTGTCCAAAGACAACCTGTTTG GTGGTGTCCTGGCTCTGGTGAAGAAAACATCTCAGAATGGGAACCCCTGGGCCTCGGTGCTTGTCTCCTGGTTGCTTGTTCAG GTGGTGCTGTTTGCTGGAAAATTGAACAACATAGCTGGTATTGTAACTATCTTCTTCTTGTTGGTCTATGCTGCTGTGAACCTGGCCTGTTTAGCTCTTGAATGGGCCTCTGCGCCAAACTTCAG accCTCATTCCGCTGTTTTACCTGGCATACCTGCACACTGGGCATCTTTGGCTGCCTGGTCATGATGTTCCTGATCAGTGCCATTTACGCCTTTGCCAGCATAGCCTTTATGCTGCTTCTCTTGATGCTAATCCACTACCTCGGTCCCATCAGCAACTGGGGATACATCAGCCAGGCTCTCATCTTCCACCAG GTGCGTAAGTACCTGTTGATGTTGGATGTGCGTAAAGACCACGTGAAGTTCTGGAGGCCCCAGGTGCTGCTGATGGTGGCAAACCCTCGTAGCTGTATAGGCCTCATGACTTTCATTAATGACCTGAAGAAGAGTGGGCTCTATGTACTGGGACATATAAAGCTGGGGTTACTAG atGGGTTGCCCTCTGATCCTTTGCAGAGCTGTTATGACTCCTGGCTGTCTCTAGTGGATCATCTAAACATCAAGGCATTTGTCAATCTTACTCTGGCTGACACTGTCCGACACGGAGTTCAGAACCTGCTTTTCATTACAGGATTTG GTGGAATGAGGCCAAACACAGTTGTCTTGGGTTTCTATGATGATTGCACTCCTCAGGACTATCTCCAAGGTAAAATTCTTGTGTCTACAGGCCTTGGCTTGGATGCAGTCTGTCCAGCCAAAGACCCTGGAGAGCAGCGATCCCCTTTCTTTCCCAGTGTGCGGGGTACTGGAGAACCCAAAGACCTTCAGGAAGAGGAATATGTGTCAGTGATTGCTGATGCTGTGAAAATGGGAAAGAATGTGACTCTGGCTCGTTACTTTGATCAGTTCAACCGGGAGGAGGTCTTGGGGTCAGGACCAAAGATTGGAGGCCACCAAAGCATGACAGGGCCATTTGTTGATGTGTGGCCTCTGAATCTGCTTCGACCAGACAGCCGTGGCTATGTTGACACCTGCTCACTGTTCCTCCTGCAGCTGGCCTGTGTGCTTCAAGAGACCCGTGCCTGGAACCAGGCAAGGCTACGCCTCTTCCTGTGTGTGGAGGCTGGATGCAGtctgcaggaagaggaggagacgaaGCTCAGGGTTATGCTTAAGGAGCTAAGAATCTCAGCCCAGGTCCAGATGGTGGTTTGGGACCAGGTAGTAGCACTGCACTGGCAGAGACAaggaagaagggagagaggtAATCTGGTGGAGTCTGCTCAGAATGAGGAGCAgttggagagagaagaagcagctgaggaggaacatgGTATCCAAACGTTCCCCAATAATGCTGCTCAGCTTACGGATGAATATATCTGTGCTGTCAACAATCTGATTCACCGACACGGAGCCCCTAAGCCTGCTGTGCGATTCTTGTATCTGCCACGCCCACCAGCAGACACAAGTCGTTACTGTGCCTACCTGCACCAGGTGGACCTTTTGAGTCGAGACCTTGGCCCAACATTGCTCATTCATGGGGTCACTCCTGTGGTCACCACTGATCTCTAG
- the LOC121193203 gene encoding solute carrier family 12 member 9-like isoform X4, whose amino-acid sequence MSEKAPLLHYRLTTSTGPEPEDASKHSGAKAGRDSRRSKDKTGRKLGVVFGVVIPTLLSMFSVVVFLRIGFVVGQAGLYQSVAMFLVAYFIITMTVLSVCAISTNGALDAGGAYYMISRALGPEFGGSIGIMFFFANVCGSALYVLGLVEAIMSAFGIPEAAAHVVGLHHVLPSGYWWSVLYGTVLLFICFIVCLVGAHIYAKATFIIFIIVTTVLASSFISFFIVGPTVVILPDTSLLNSTSLRSANYTGFQLHTLEGNLLPSYAVDYTTGSMMSFATVFAVMFNGCTGIMAGSNMSGDLKNPSYSIPRGTLAAVVITFITYNLLSLLTAWSCDRHLLQRDYSFLGDINIWPPLVTVGIYSSTMSAAMSNLIGASRILYALSKDNLFGGVLALVKKTSQNGNPWASVLVSWLLVQVVLFAGKLNNIAGIVTIFFLLVYAAVNLACLALEWASAPNFRPSFRCFTWHTCTLGIFGCLVMMFLISAIYAFASIAFMLLLLMLIHYLGPISNWGYISQALIFHQVRKYLLMLDVRKDHVKFWRPQVLLMVANPRSCIGLMTFINDLKKSGLYVLGHIKLGLLDGLPSDPLQSCYDSWLSLVDHLNIKAFVNLTLADTVRHGVQNLLFITGFGGMRPNTVVLGFYDDCTPQDYLQGKILVSTGLGLDAVCPAKDPGEQRSPFFPSVRGTGEPKDLQEEEYVSVIADAVKMGKNVTLARYFDQFNREEVLGSGPKIGGHQSMTGPFVDVWPLNLLRPDSRGYVDTCSLFLLQLACVLQETRAWNQARLRLFLCVEAGCSLQEEEETKLRVMLKELRISAQVQMVVWDQVEHGIQTFPNNAAQLTDEYICAVNNLIHRHGAPKPAVRFLYLPRPPADTSRYCAYLHQVDLLSRDLGPTLLIHGVTPVVTTDL is encoded by the exons ATGTCAGAAAAGGCTCCGCTTCTACATTATCGACTCACCACCAGCACCGGTCCGGAGCCGGAAGATGCGTCCAAACACAGCGGGGCCAAGGCGGGCAGAGACAGCCGACGGTCCAAGGACAAAACTGGCCGAAAACTCGGAGTGGTGTTTGGGGTGGTCATACCAACGTTACTGTCCATGTTCAGTGTCGTTGTGTTTCTGCGAATTG GATTTGTTGTGGGTCAAGCAGGGCTCTATCAGTCTGTTGCCATGTTTCTGGTGGCCTACTTCATTATCACGATGActgtgctttctgtgtgtgccaTCTCCACCAATGGGGCTTTAGATGCTGGAGGTGCCTACT ACATGATCAGCCGAGCACTAGGTCCAGAGTTTGGCGGCAGCATCGGgatcatgtttttctttgccaaTGTTTGCGGCAGTGCTCTCTATGTTTTGGGTCTGGTGGAGGCTATCATGTCTGCCTTTGGCATCCCAGAGG CTGCTGCACATGTTGTAGGTCTCCATCACGTGTTGCCTTCAGGATACTGGTGGTCTGTGCTTTATGGCACTGTCCTGCTCTTCATATGTTTCATTGTCTGCTTG GTGGGAGCCCACATTTATGCCAAAGCCACCtttatcattttcatcataGTCACAACAGTCCTGGCTTCCAGTTTCATCAGTTTCTTCATTGTGGGGCCTACTGTGGTGATTCTGCCAGATACTTCTCTTCTAAACAGCACAAGCCTGCGCTCTGCCAATTATACTGGTTTCCAGCTCCACACCTTGGAGGGCAACCTATTGC CCAGTTACGCAGTTGACTACACTACCGGTTCCATGATGAGTTTTGCCACAGTGTTTGCTGTCATGTTCAATGGCTGCACTGGAATCATGGCAGGCTCCAACATGTCAG GTGACCTGAAAAACCCCAGCTATTCCATTCCAAGAGGAACGCTTGCAGCTGTGGTTATAACTTTCATCACATACAATCTGCTTAGCCTGCTGACTGCATGGTCCTGCGACCG TCACCTACTCCAGAGAGACTACAGTTTCCTGGGAGACATCAATATATGGCCGCCCCTGGTGACAGTCGGGATTTACTCCTCCACTATGTCTGCTGCCATGAGTAACCTGATAGGAGCCTCCAGGATCCTGTATGCTTTGTCCAAAGACAACCTGTTTG GTGGTGTCCTGGCTCTGGTGAAGAAAACATCTCAGAATGGGAACCCCTGGGCCTCGGTGCTTGTCTCCTGGTTGCTTGTTCAG GTGGTGCTGTTTGCTGGAAAATTGAACAACATAGCTGGTATTGTAACTATCTTCTTCTTGTTGGTCTATGCTGCTGTGAACCTGGCCTGTTTAGCTCTTGAATGGGCCTCTGCGCCAAACTTCAG accCTCATTCCGCTGTTTTACCTGGCATACCTGCACACTGGGCATCTTTGGCTGCCTGGTCATGATGTTCCTGATCAGTGCCATTTACGCCTTTGCCAGCATAGCCTTTATGCTGCTTCTCTTGATGCTAATCCACTACCTCGGTCCCATCAGCAACTGGGGATACATCAGCCAGGCTCTCATCTTCCACCAG GTGCGTAAGTACCTGTTGATGTTGGATGTGCGTAAAGACCACGTGAAGTTCTGGAGGCCCCAGGTGCTGCTGATGGTGGCAAACCCTCGTAGCTGTATAGGCCTCATGACTTTCATTAATGACCTGAAGAAGAGTGGGCTCTATGTACTGGGACATATAAAGCTGGGGTTACTAG atGGGTTGCCCTCTGATCCTTTGCAGAGCTGTTATGACTCCTGGCTGTCTCTAGTGGATCATCTAAACATCAAGGCATTTGTCAATCTTACTCTGGCTGACACTGTCCGACACGGAGTTCAGAACCTGCTTTTCATTACAGGATTTG GTGGAATGAGGCCAAACACAGTTGTCTTGGGTTTCTATGATGATTGCACTCCTCAGGACTATCTCCAAGGTAAAATTCTTGTGTCTACAGGCCTTGGCTTGGATGCAGTCTGTCCAGCCAAAGACCCTGGAGAGCAGCGATCCCCTTTCTTTCCCAGTGTGCGGGGTACTGGAGAACCCAAAGACCTTCAGGAAGAGGAATATGTGTCAGTGATTGCTGATGCTGTGAAAATGGGAAAGAATGTGACTCTGGCTCGTTACTTTGATCAGTTCAACCGGGAGGAGGTCTTGGGGTCAGGACCAAAGATTGGAGGCCACCAAAGCATGACAGGGCCATTTGTTGATGTGTGGCCTCTGAATCTGCTTCGACCAGACAGCCGTGGCTATGTTGACACCTGCTCACTGTTCCTCCTGCAGCTGGCCTGTGTGCTTCAAGAGACCCGTGCCTGGAACCAGGCAAGGCTACGCCTCTTCCTGTGTGTGGAGGCTGGATGCAGtctgcaggaagaggaggagacgaaGCTCAGGGTTATGCTTAAGGAGCTAAGAATCTCAGCCCAGGTCCAGATGGTGGTTTGGGACCAGGTA gaacatgGTATCCAAACGTTCCCCAATAATGCTGCTCAGCTTACGGATGAATATATCTGTGCTGTCAACAATCTGATTCACCGACACGGAGCCCCTAAGCCTGCTGTGCGATTCTTGTATCTGCCACGCCCACCAGCAGACACAAGTCGTTACTGTGCCTACCTGCACCAGGTGGACCTTTTGAGTCGAGACCTTGGCCCAACATTGCTCATTCATGGGGTCACTCCTGTGGTCACCACTGATCTCTAG